The Corynebacterium marinum DSM 44953 genome contains the following window.
GCAGGTGCAGGCACCCGTGGACGGTGAGCAGCGCCAGCTCGTGGTCGAGGCCGTGGCCGGCGGCGAGCGCCTGCTTCGCGGCGAACTCCGGGCACAGCACGATGTCGCCGAGCAGCGCCGGGCCGGGCTGTTTGGAGTCGGGGCGCCCGCCCAGGGCGGAGCCGGACCCGGGGGTGAGCTCGTCCATGGGGAAGGTCATCACGTCGGTGGCGCCCTCCAGGTCGAGCCAGCGTACGTGCAGGTCGGTGATGGTAGCCAGGTCCACGATGTGGATGGACGCCTCCGCGTCGGGGTGGATGTCCATCTCGCCGAGGGCGAAGGAGGCGACGTCGATGAGCATCTCCTCGTTCACGCCCTCGTGGCCGGATTCGTTGAAGACCTCGATGCTCATTGCTGGATGTTCTCCTCGTAGGAGTCGTAGGCGTCGACGATGCGGCCGACGAGCGAGTGGCGGACGACGTCCTTGCTGGACAGTTCCGCGAAGTGGATGCCCTCCACCCCGCGGAGGATGTGGCGCACCAGGCGCAGGCCGGACTTCTGGCCGGTGGGCAGGTCGACCTGGGTGATGTCGCCGGTGACCACCATCTTCGAGCCGAAGCCCAGGCGGGTGAGGAACATCTTCATCTGCGCGGGGGTGGTGTTCTGCGCCTCGTCGAGGATGACGAAGGCGTCGTTGAGCGTGCGGCCGCGCATGTAGGCCAGGGGTGCGACCTCGATGACGCCGGCCTCCATGAGCTTGGGGATCATCTCCGGGTCGAGCATGTCCCGCAGCGCGTCGTAGAGCGGGCGCAGGTACGGGTCGATCTTGTCGCTGAGGGTGCCGGGCAGGAAGCCGAGCTTCTCTCCGGCCTCCACCGCCGGGCGGGTGAGGATGATGCGGCTGACCTGCTTCGACTGCAACGCCTGCACCGCCTTCGCCACCGCCAGGTAGGTCTTGCCGGAGCCGGCGGGGCCGATGCCGAAGATGACGGTGTGGTCGTCGATCGCGTCGACGTACTCCTTCTGCCCCAGCGTCTTCGGGCGGATGGTGCGCCCGCGCCGGGAGACGATGTCGCTGGCCAGCACCTCGGAGACCGACTGCGGCGCCTCCACCGTGACGATCGAGACGGCCTGCTTCACCGAATCCGGCGAAATGACGTGCCCACGGCGCGCGATCGACTCGATTTCCTCGATCACCTTCACGGCGCGCGCGACCTCGTGGTCGGGGCCGGTGACCCGGATGACGTGCCCGCGGGCGTGGAAGTCCGCGTCGATCAGGTTGTCCAGGACCCGCAGGTTCTCGTCGTTGATGCCGAGCACCGCCTGGGCGTGGGCCGAGTCGACCTCGACTTTCCTCGTGATGACCTCAGATGTCACGGACTCCGGCGCCTGCTTTCTTGTCGTGATGTTTGATGGAACTCTACCAGCGCCCGGTGAGCACGCCGATGGCCGACAGCGCCACCATCGCGGCGCTCGCGGTGCGCAGCACCTCCGGCCCCAGCCGCACGGCCCGGGCGCCCGCATCCGTCAGGCGTTGCAGCTCCGCCGGGCCGATGCCGCCCTCGGGTCCGACGATGAGCACGATCTCATCCGCATCCAGGTCGATCTCGCGCAGCGGGACGGCGGAATCCTCGTGCAGGACCAGCGCCGTCTTGCCCGCGATGAGCTCCGCG
Protein-coding sequences here:
- the ybeY gene encoding rRNA maturation RNase YbeY, whose product is MSIEVFNESGHEGVNEEMLIDVASFALGEMDIHPDAEASIHIVDLATITDLHVRWLDLEGATDVMTFPMDELTPGSGSALGGRPDSKQPGPALLGDIVLCPEFAAKQALAAGHGLDHELALLTVHGCLHLLGYDHATPAEEKEMFALQNELLADWYDDVKKRGITYQPKPAGAQAFPSAADRQALDEIVPGGGLPAIGEPARKPTGDK
- a CDS encoding PhoH family protein — its product is MTSEVITRKVEVDSAHAQAVLGINDENLRVLDNLIDADFHARGHVIRVTGPDHEVARAVKVIEEIESIARRGHVISPDSVKQAVSIVTVEAPQSVSEVLASDIVSRRGRTIRPKTLGQKEYVDAIDDHTVIFGIGPAGSGKTYLAVAKAVQALQSKQVSRIILTRPAVEAGEKLGFLPGTLSDKIDPYLRPLYDALRDMLDPEMIPKLMEAGVIEVAPLAYMRGRTLNDAFVILDEAQNTTPAQMKMFLTRLGFGSKMVVTGDITQVDLPTGQKSGLRLVRHILRGVEGIHFAELSSKDVVRHSLVGRIVDAYDSYEENIQQ